GTAACATTTTGAACATTACTCAAATGATTAGGAGAATAGCTTGTGAACTTCATGAGACAAGAACATTAGCTACAGAGGTTGGCATGGGAACTTACTGGAagtttaaaatcataaattactTCTGAATTACTTGGCTTCTAACTAAATCAAGCAGCTCTTGATGCCATTTCCTATACTTTTCGCTCATAGACGACATATCTCGTGCTAGCATCTTTTTGTTCAGTATTGCTTTTTTAGCTTTTCCATTCTAGAGAATACTCATCGAGTTGAGGGTCTTGAGCGAGTGCAATGCTTGGAGCCACCACAGCCttccttccccttcctcttggCCGCTTTAGTGTCCATTGGTCGGCTCTCCGACGTCTCCTCCATTGCAGTATCAAGATCGAAGGAGGCACCACTCACAGAGTCCTGTCCGGAGGTGGAGACCCTGGCTCTCTTCGGGACACTAGAAGCCACGGAACCGCTGAAAAGCTTGGGGTTGCTTCGCATAATTGCCCAGACATCCTCGTACTCGAACATCCTTCCTTTGTGGCCAAAGAAAGCACCCTTCCCCTTTTGGCGAATATCATCCAAATTATGACTGATACCCTGCATCTTCTGACAATTGGTAAAGATGTCAATGAATTTGGAGACATCCTTCTGCATTCGGGCCCAGTGTTTGCGCAACTGATCACAATCACGATGACGTGCCCTCACCGGGATGAACTCGTTGTACTTTGTGGCGACGCGCTCCCAAAATATAGTCTTTTGAGACGTCCATGTAGATGAGCGTCAACAATTTCGTCTCCTCGGTCGTGTACCTTTGGTCATCTGAGATTTCGTAATCTTCAACATTGTTGTTTGATTCCGTCAACGGATAAGATAGGGTATTATCCGTCTCCACGGGCCAACTCTTCGGTCTAACCGGAACCCGCCCTTTTTGGCCAACAAAATTGTTAAACCCTGCTTGTGTATTTGGATCCAGCAAGAAATTGGGAATAATAGAATCCAAGAGTAAATAAATTGGAATTAAAACTGAAAGTAAATTAGTATACAGATAAATTTGaatatgcttagattttaagaaaagtgagAATTCTCAACAATTAACCAATCGAAATCGAACTTTGAATAAGCTTAGATCTGAAGAAGAGTGAAAATTCTTAACAAATAAACAATCGAAATTAAACTCTGAATATGCTTAGATTTGAAGAGTGAAAATTCTCAACAATTAAATAATCGAAATCGAACTTTAAATTAGGATGAGCAAACACCTTTACAGGAATGGTGCTCGAAAGATCTATCAGATCTGCGACTTTTGCTCATCGATTCATCTGCACAATAATCCGAAGTCTCAAAATCTCTCGGAGCGGATCCTCTACTCCACAATTCCTACTCCACACTCACAACAAAATGAACTATTAAACGGAAAAAAGCACCTCGAGGAGAAGACGACGAGCTCTTGAGCTTGTGATCATCTTTGAATTTACCCATTCGTTGAAGATAGACTGATTTGCCTCTCAAACGAAACTAAACCTAATCGCCTCTGCTCATAATCAAATTAGAACAATACCATCTGCAATGGGCGGTTGGGAATGCGCCGcgccgcccgaggcgtcgcgggcGAGGAGGGACGCGACGTGGCCGGGGTGAGTTTTTCTGCATTTTTTAATTACTTAGGATGTAACTaatctaattatttttcaaagttatattactccatattttgtTATGGATGATTATTTCATAATTATAATACTGGATGaattaataaaactttaaattagcaaaataaatgttattattattttatgttgtagtgtatcaatttaaacaaataaaaaatcaaaattaatttttttggagTAGAGGTTTGGAATATTCCATTAGCTTATGAGTACTTAAACGACCACAAGCCCGACTCATTTGATGTTTCTTACTCTTTCTATCTTataaaaatagtttatttttatttttgataatttttttttctaataaggtgaatctcatttttcattaattatactccaattatttattcttcatatttttctcatgttttattaattgtgcattaaaaacTCGTACCGTcccaaaagtataattttagaAAACGAAAGGAGTATACATGTCCGAGTTCGAATTCGTTAAAAGTTTGTGAAAGTCagaaaaattcaatatatgaTCTTGAATCCTTGATCAACATATTTCTTGCGCTTGATTCATGAATGTTAATATATTGGCTCGGTTTTAGGTTTATTAACTGGTTTGATTAGCAGGTTTGCGAACATGTTCATGTATAAACGAATCCAAACATTGCTCGCGAACCCAACAAACCTAGCAGCTCGAGCTTAGCTCAATAAAAACTATCTAGCTCAAAGTCACGCTCGAGCTCAGCTCGTTTATTGTTCAACAAGCTTCGAGCGAGCTTTTTTCGAACTGAGCCTCGAATATCCCCCGAATAGCTCAGTTCATTGAATTTGTTTAGTGGGACAAGTGCAGAGTCTGAAATTATACAGTCGTAATCAAACAATGAACAactaggagtaatatttaatggTAATATTTCTCTTTTGttaaaacattaataatacaaTATTAGTATAAGGATACTTTAAATACTttaaatttcatttcaatatCATCACATCATCAAATTAGAATTGGATACAAATTTGATGAAACTAAATAGTATGTCACCTAACTAGTTTTAGAAAAAAGACTAAAATTTGAACTTGCGTTGGTTGGAAATTGGCGCAACCAAAACAAAGGAGAAATGTCGTTAAAAAGTGAAACTGTCCAAATTTGGTAGATAGGTTGAGTTGTAGATTCCAAGATCAGTTGCAGATTCAGGTTGATGAGCAGCTAGTCCAAGTTCATTCTCCAAGATTCTCAACCACTTCCCAATTTCTACTTCTTGGACAAGCTCATTCCCTCCACCATCCTCTTTGGTGGGGTGTAATTGTATGGGGTCCAGTGAGTCCAGCACGTGCCAGaggtcgtcgtctcctccgccCGTTTCCGGTTGTTTCGGATCGGACATACAAGAAGATGATGGAGACTCTTTGGAGAGTGGAGGTAGtttggtggtggcggcggcggtggtgatgGAATTTTCCTGATCATCGGTTTTCTTATCGGCTCTTTTCTTTAAGTGCGTGTTCCACACGTTCTTTATCTCGTTGTCTGTTCTTCCCGGCAGACAAGACGCGATCTTGGACCACCTGTTCATCATCATCCTAGGTTGTTAGATTACAATAAATTGTAGAATATGTATCTGTCCCATGTTACTTAAGTCGTTTCTTTTGGACATGAGATTTAATAAAATTGTGTTCAATAgttaaatacaaaaaatataaagtagGCGATAGATGAGGAGGGATCAGGGTAAGTATAAGGGAAATGACTtgactcaagtaacgtgggacaatccaaaatggAATATTACGACGACGGTTAGTGAGTTACTATCAATAGTACTTGTTTCCAATAGAATTATGGAGTTGGATGATTGTATTTTCTTCATCTGGTGTGAAGTTGCCTCG
The Salvia splendens isolate huo1 unplaced genomic scaffold, SspV2 ctg134, whole genome shotgun sequence genome window above contains:
- the LOC121789088 gene encoding uncharacterized protein LOC121789088 isoform X2, encoding MGKFKDDHKLKSSSSSPRDESMSKSRRSDRSFEHHSCKGRVPVRPKSWPVETDNTLSYPLTESNNNVEDYEISDDQRYTTEETKLLTLIYMDVSKDYILGARRHKVQRVHPGEGTSS
- the LOC121789089 gene encoding transcription factor MYB63-like isoform X2, with protein sequence MGRGRAPCCDKTKVRTGPWSPAEDLRLMNFIGKHGHSNWRALPKQAGLLRCGKSCRLRWINYLRPDVKRGNFTPDEENTIIQLHNSIGNKWSKIASCLPGRTDNEIKNVWNTHLKKRADKKTDDQENSITTAAATTKLPPLSKESPSSSCMSDPKQPETGGGDDDLWHVLDSLDPIQLHPTKEDGGGNELVQEVEIGKWLRILENELGLAAHQPESATDLGIYNSTYLPNLDSFTF
- the LOC121789088 gene encoding uncharacterized protein LOC121789088 isoform X1; the protein is MGKFKDDHKLKSSSSSPRDESMSKSRRSDRSFEHHSCKGFNNFVGQKGRVPVRPKSWPVETDNTLSYPLTESNNNVEDYEISDDQRYTTEETKLLTLIYMDVSKDYILGARRHKVQRVHPGEGTSS
- the LOC121789089 gene encoding transcription factor MYB63-like isoform X1; the protein is MGRGRAPCCDKTKVRTGPWSPAEDLRLMNFIGKHGHSNWRALPKQAGNHPRLHPHPRPHDHIFINILLRGLLRCGKSCRLRWINYLRPDVKRGNFTPDEENTIIQLHNSIGNKWSKIASCLPGRTDNEIKNVWNTHLKKRADKKTDDQENSITTAAATTKLPPLSKESPSSSCMSDPKQPETGGGDDDLWHVLDSLDPIQLHPTKEDGGGNELVQEVEIGKWLRILENELGLAAHQPESATDLGIYNSTYLPNLDSFTF